From the Malus domestica chromosome 17, GDT2T_hap1 genome, one window contains:
- the LOC114822565 gene encoding mitochondrial-processing peptidase subunit alpha-like translates to MYKAASRLRSLKGRGTLGATRFATSAAVSKPSSGGLFSWLTGESSSALPPLETQLPGVNLPPPVPDYVEPSKTQITTLSNGVKIASETSTSPAASIGIYVDSGSIYETPVSSGASHLLERLAFKSTTNRSHLRIVREVEAIGGHIGASASREQMGYTFDAIKTYVPQMVELLVDSLRNPAFLEWEVNEELNKVQAEIGELSKNPQGLLLEAIHSAGYSGALANPLLASESSLNRLNGSILEQFIAENYTAPRIVLAASGVDHQEIVSIAEPLLSDLPSVPRFEEPLSKYVGGEFRCQADTPETHVALAFEVPGGWRQEKQAVLLTVLQLLMGGGGSFSAGGPGKGMHSRLYLRVLNQYPQIQSFSAFNSIFNDSGLFGICASTGSEFASKAVDIAAQELLTIATPGQVTDVQLKRAKESTKAAVLMNLESRMIASEDIGRQVLTYGERKPVEHFLKTVEGVTLKDITTIAQKIISSPLTLATYGNVVHVPGYDSISSRFHAK, encoded by the exons ATGTACAAAGCAGCCTCCCGACTCAGGTCCCTCAAG GGCCGTGGAACTTTGGGGGCCACCCGGTTTGCAACAAGTGCAGCTGTATCGAAGCCTTCATCTGGGGGTCTCTTTAGCTGGCTGACGGGGGAGAGCTCAAGTGCCCTTCCTCCTTTGGAAACCCAACTCCCAGGTGTTAACCTTCCTCCTCCAGTACCTGATTATGTTGAACCAAGCAAGACCCAGATTACAACTCTTTCTAATGGTGTCAAAATAGCTTCAGAAACTTCAACG AGTCCTGCAGCGTCCATTGGAATATATGTGGATTCTGGTTCCATATATGAGACACCAGTATCCAGTGGTGCCTCACACTTGCTAGAACGATTGGCTTTTAAGAGTACAACCAACCGGAGCCACTTACGCATTGTGAGAGAAGTGGAAGCAATCGGTGGTCACATAGGAGCCAGTGCCTCTAGGGAGCAAATGGGATATACTTTTGATGCTATCAAGACCTATGTTCCCCAGATGGTGGAACTACTTGTTGACTCTTTGAGGAACCCTGCCTTCTTGGAATGGGAAGTCAATGAAGAG CTCAATAAGGTGCAGGCAGAGATTGGAGAACTTTCTAAGAATCCGCAGGGCCTACTCTTGGAGGCGATTCATTCTGCTGGTTATTCTGGTGCATTGGCTAATCCTCTATTGGCTTCTGAATCATCACTAAACAGATTGAATGGCAGCATCTTGGAGCAGTTCATTGCT GAAAATTATACTGCTCCTCGTATAGTTCTTGCAGCATCTGGGGTTGATCATCAGGAGATTGTATCCATTGCAGAACCACTTCTCTCTGACCTACCGAGTGTGCCTCGCTTCGAGGAGCCACTATCCAAATATGTTGGAGGAGAGTTCCGTTGTCAAGCTGATACACCG GAAACACACGTAGCTCTTGCATTTGAGGTTCCCGGTGGCTGGCGGCAAGAGAAGCAAGCCGTCCTTTTGACAGTTCTCCAG TTGCTGATGGGAGGTGGTGGCTCTTTCTCTGCTGGGGGCCCTGGAAAGGGGATGCACTCAAGGCTAT ATCTCCGCGTCTTGAATCAGTATCCACAGATCCAATCCTTTTCTGCATTCAACAGCATATTCAATGATTCTGGGTTGTTTGGTATTTGTGCTAGCACT GGCTCTGAATTTGCATCGAAAGCAGTTGATATAGCAGCACAGGAATTACTTACAATTGCAACACCTGGACAAG TTACGGATGTACAGCTCAAACGTGCCAAGGAGTCGACAAAGGCTGCAGTTTTAATGAATCTAGAATCTAGA ATGATTGCATCTGAGGATATAGGAAGGCAGGTTTTGACATACGGAGAGAG GAAACCTGTGGAGCACTTCTTGAAGACAGTGGAAGGAGTGACGTTGAAAGACATTACTACAATCGCGCAGAAGATTATCTCTTCACCTCTAACACTGGCAACATATGGCAATG TTGTACATGTACCGGGTTACGACTCAATTAGCAGCAGGTTCCATGCAAAATGA